One Kineococcus radiotolerans SRS30216 = ATCC BAA-149 DNA window includes the following coding sequences:
- a CDS encoding LacI family DNA-binding transcriptional regulator, protein MTNDAPRRRARRARSDGPVTLDDVAREAGVSLATASRVLNGSSRVVGEALRERVHAAAAQLDYSANAQAQAMARGRSGVVGLVVHDIADPYFSSLAAGVMTRAEAADVVVTLAVTGGDPAREVQQVAALRRQRARAVLLAGSRWADPAATQLLRTELDAFRAGGGLVAAATQDVLGVDTVLVDNRDGARRLAEATVGIGYREFVLLTGPEDLVTARERTAGFLAGLAAHGIEPLARLGGPFTRDGAHESATRFLARGPLPRVGGRLPLLVAANDVMAVGVVAAARDAGLDVPGDLAVCGFDDIPTLRDVAPALTTVRLPLQGIGAALFDLVDSAADGAPRREHVAGEVLLRASTPPQS, encoded by the coding sequence GTGACCAACGACGCGCCCCGCCGACGCGCCCGCCGGGCCCGCTCCGACGGGCCGGTGACCCTCGACGACGTCGCCCGCGAGGCGGGGGTGTCGCTGGCGACGGCCTCGCGGGTGCTCAACGGCAGCTCGCGGGTCGTGGGCGAGGCGCTGCGCGAGCGCGTGCACGCCGCGGCGGCGCAGCTGGACTACAGCGCCAACGCCCAGGCGCAGGCCATGGCCCGCGGCCGGTCCGGCGTGGTCGGGCTCGTCGTCCACGACATCGCCGACCCGTACTTCTCCTCCCTCGCCGCGGGGGTGATGACCCGGGCCGAGGCCGCGGACGTCGTCGTCACCCTCGCCGTCACCGGAGGGGACCCCGCGCGCGAGGTCCAGCAGGTCGCGGCGCTGCGGCGGCAGCGGGCGCGCGCGGTCCTGCTGGCCGGTTCCCGCTGGGCGGACCCGGCGGCCACGCAGCTCCTGCGCACCGAGCTGGACGCCTTCCGCGCCGGCGGGGGCCTGGTCGCGGCGGCCACCCAGGACGTCCTGGGCGTCGACACCGTCCTCGTCGACAACCGCGACGGCGCGCGGCGGCTGGCCGAGGCGACCGTCGGGATCGGCTACCGGGAGTTCGTGCTCCTGACCGGTCCCGAGGACCTCGTCACGGCCCGCGAGCGCACGGCGGGGTTCCTCGCCGGGCTGGCCGCGCACGGGATCGAGCCCCTGGCCCGCCTCGGCGGCCCGTTCACCCGCGACGGGGCCCACGAGAGCGCGACGCGGTTCCTGGCCCGCGGCCCGCTGCCGCGGGTGGGGGGCCGGCTCCCGCTGCTGGTGGCGGCCAACGACGTGATGGCCGTGGGAGTCGTGGCCGCCGCCCGCGACGCGGGGCTCGACGTCCCGGGCGACCTGGCCGTGTGCGGGTTCGACGACATCCCCACCCTGCGCGACGTCGCGCCCGCCCTCACGACGGTGCGCCTGCCGCTGCAGGGCATCGGGGCGGCCCTGTTCGACCTCGTCGACTCCGCCGCGGACGGCGCGCCGCGGCGCGAGCACGTGGCGGGCGAGGTGCTGCTGCGGGCGAGCACCCCGCCGCAGTCCTGA
- a CDS encoding flavin reductase family protein — MTENAKPLVLQDIADDPAALRSTFALFPSGVAALSAVVEGEPVVLVASSFQVGISLDPPLVLFAVQHTSTSWPKLRGAPRIGVSVLGEAHDLAARQLASKAADRFAGIETTTTGTGAHFVHGAPVWLETSIHSEFPAGDHDVVLLRVHASGLAPDTEPLVWHSSGFRTLSPRV, encoded by the coding sequence GTGACCGAGAACGCGAAACCCCTCGTCCTGCAGGACATCGCCGACGACCCGGCCGCCCTGCGGTCGACGTTCGCGCTGTTCCCCTCCGGGGTGGCGGCGCTGTCCGCGGTCGTGGAGGGGGAACCCGTCGTCCTCGTCGCGTCCAGCTTCCAGGTGGGGATCTCCCTGGACCCGCCGCTGGTGCTCTTCGCGGTGCAGCACACCTCGACGAGCTGGCCGAAGCTCCGGGGCGCGCCGCGCATCGGCGTCTCGGTGCTGGGGGAGGCGCACGACCTCGCCGCGCGGCAGCTGGCGTCGAAGGCCGCCGACCGGTTCGCGGGCATCGAGACGACCACCACCGGCACCGGCGCGCACTTCGTGCACGGCGCCCCGGTGTGGCTGGAGACGTCGATCCACTCGGAGTTCCCCGCCGGGGACCACGACGTGGTCCTGCTCCGGGTCCACGCGAGCGGTCTGGCCCCCGACACCGAACCCCTGGTCTGGCACTCCTCGGGGTTCCGGACCCTCAGCCCGCGGGTCTGA
- a CDS encoding oxygenase MpaB family protein, with protein MTPSTAPSTPVPGLPTDQDLGAAARRGDPLADAVADLLAEDPAGRRRLDAALRHGSATATDAAVRDLVADLERVCAAADDDVLDRDSEPTFTVPMAVHVFDVGAGALISSYRPPGPATVLVGTGQLVGNAHGRVFDTARWLTAASLPGGTRPGAQGFVTTGHVRVGHAVARRGAARSAPPADGTTPISQFDQVRTWLDFTYVAPRSAAVLGSGLTPEEYARFLRFWRHLGALLGVEPELIAGVVDLGTAAALHARVDALTGPPNQDSRTLTGAGLEVLAQGLTDLTRVPRAVAVPLVETVSRAMQGGELADALGIPRHPLLERAVPAVAAVRAARRRRLRRDPVAWRAAIARNTAANREFLAAP; from the coding sequence GTGACCCCGTCCACCGCCCCGAGCACCCCGGTCCCCGGCCTGCCCACCGACCAGGACCTGGGGGCCGCCGCCCGCCGCGGCGACCCCCTCGCCGACGCCGTCGCCGACCTGCTCGCGGAGGACCCCGCGGGCCGGCGGCGCCTGGACGCGGCCCTGCGCCACGGCTCGGCCACCGCCACCGACGCCGCGGTGCGCGATCTCGTGGCCGACCTCGAACGGGTCTGCGCCGCCGCCGACGACGACGTCCTGGACCGGGACTCCGAGCCCACCTTCACCGTGCCGATGGCGGTGCACGTCTTCGACGTGGGGGCGGGCGCCCTCATCAGCTCCTACCGGCCGCCGGGCCCGGCGACGGTGCTGGTCGGCACCGGGCAGCTGGTCGGCAACGCGCACGGCCGGGTGTTCGACACCGCCCGCTGGCTCACCGCGGCGTCGCTGCCCGGCGGCACCCGCCCCGGGGCACAGGGGTTCGTCACCACCGGTCACGTGCGGGTCGGGCACGCCGTCGCGCGGCGCGGGGCGGCCCGGTCCGCGCCCCCCGCCGACGGGACGACCCCGATCAGCCAGTTCGACCAGGTGCGCACCTGGCTGGACTTCACCTACGTCGCCCCGCGGTCGGCCGCGGTCCTGGGCAGCGGGCTGACCCCCGAGGAGTACGCGCGGTTCCTGCGGTTCTGGCGCCACCTCGGCGCCCTGCTCGGGGTGGAGCCCGAGCTGATCGCGGGCGTGGTCGACCTGGGGACGGCGGCGGCCCTGCACGCCCGGGTCGACGCCCTCACCGGCCCCCCGAACCAGGACTCGCGGACCCTGACCGGCGCCGGGCTGGAGGTGCTGGCCCAGGGGCTCACCGACCTGACCCGCGTGCCGCGGGCGGTGGCCGTCCCGCTCGTGGAGACGGTCTCGCGGGCCATGCAGGGCGGGGAGCTGGCCGACGCGCTCGGCATCCCGCGCCACCCGCTGCTGGAGCGGGCGGTCCCCGCGGTGGCGGCGGTGCGGGCCGCGCGCCGCCGGCGGCTGCGGCGGGACCCGGTGGCGTGGCGGGCGGCGATCGCGCGCAACACCGCCGCGAACCGGGAGTTCCTGGCCGCGCCGTGA
- a CDS encoding alpha,alpha-trehalose-phosphate synthase (UDP-forming), which produces MAGDYDLVVVANRLPVDRVEEPDGSTSWRRSPGGLVTALEPVMQREDGAWVGWAGTPGDPPEPFDAEGVRCVPVGLSEQEVEDYYEGFSNGTLWPLYHDVIVAPGYHRSWWEAYVRVNERFAEAAAEQATEGATVWVQDYQLQLVPRMLRRRRPDLSIGFFNHIPFPPFEIFAQLPWRKAVIDGLLGADLIGFQRAADANNFTRACRRASNLPARSGRIRLDAEGGREVRAASFPISIDFAALDELAEREDVKARAAEIRRDLGNPEHVLLGVDRLDYTKGILHRLKAFEELLDDGGVKVEEASLIQVATPSRERVEQYVQLRQDVEVTVGRINGTHGTIKNTAVHYLHHSYGREEMAALFLAADVMLVTALRDGMNLVAKEYVASRHDERGVLVLSEFTGAADELGQALMINPHDIDGLKDAILRALRMSPREAGRRMRSLRRRVGDHDVQRWAASFLQALADHHTTEAAVSVAAAAERGSS; this is translated from the coding sequence ATGGCCGGCGACTACGACCTGGTGGTGGTGGCCAACCGGCTCCCCGTCGACCGCGTGGAAGAACCCGACGGGTCGACGTCGTGGCGCCGCAGCCCGGGCGGGCTGGTCACCGCCCTGGAACCCGTGATGCAGCGCGAGGACGGGGCCTGGGTGGGGTGGGCGGGCACGCCCGGCGACCCCCCGGAGCCCTTCGACGCCGAGGGCGTGCGGTGCGTGCCGGTCGGCCTGTCGGAGCAGGAGGTGGAGGACTACTACGAGGGGTTCTCCAACGGCACGCTGTGGCCGCTCTACCACGACGTCATCGTCGCCCCCGGCTACCACCGCAGCTGGTGGGAGGCCTACGTCCGGGTCAACGAGCGGTTCGCCGAGGCCGCGGCGGAGCAGGCGACCGAGGGCGCGACGGTCTGGGTGCAGGACTACCAGCTGCAGCTGGTCCCGCGGATGCTGCGCCGGCGCCGCCCGGACCTCTCGATCGGCTTCTTCAACCACATCCCGTTCCCGCCGTTCGAGATCTTCGCCCAGCTGCCGTGGCGCAAGGCCGTCATCGACGGGCTGCTGGGGGCGGACCTCATCGGCTTCCAGCGGGCCGCGGACGCCAACAACTTCACCCGCGCCTGCCGCCGCGCCTCGAACCTGCCCGCGCGCTCGGGCCGCATCCGGCTGGACGCCGAGGGCGGGCGGGAGGTCCGGGCGGCGTCGTTCCCCATCTCCATCGACTTCGCCGCCCTGGACGAGCTCGCCGAGCGCGAGGACGTGAAGGCGCGGGCGGCGGAGATCCGCCGCGACCTGGGCAACCCCGAGCACGTCCTGCTGGGGGTGGACCGCCTCGACTACACCAAGGGGATCCTGCACCGGCTGAAGGCCTTCGAGGAGCTGCTGGACGACGGGGGCGTGAAGGTCGAGGAGGCCTCGCTGATCCAGGTCGCCACCCCCAGCCGGGAACGGGTCGAGCAGTACGTCCAGCTCCGCCAGGACGTCGAGGTCACCGTCGGGCGCATCAACGGCACCCACGGCACCATCAAGAACACCGCCGTCCACTACCTGCACCACTCCTACGGGCGCGAGGAGATGGCGGCGCTGTTCCTGGCCGCGGACGTCATGCTCGTGACGGCGCTGCGCGACGGCATGAACCTCGTCGCCAAGGAGTACGTCGCCTCCCGCCACGACGAGCGCGGGGTGCTGGTGCTCAGCGAGTTCACCGGCGCCGCGGACGAGCTCGGCCAGGCGCTCATGATCAACCCGCACGACATCGACGGCCTCAAGGACGCGATCCTGCGCGCGCTGCGGATGTCCCCGCGCGAGGCCGGGCGGCGGATGCGCTCGCTGCGGCGGCGCGTGGGCGACCACGACGTGCAGCGGTGGGCGGCCTCGTTCCTGCAGGCGCTGGCCGACCACCACACCACCGAGGCCGCCGTCTCGGTGGCCGCGGCGGCGGAGCGGGGCTCGTCGTGA
- a CDS encoding serine/threonine-protein kinase produces the protein MVTPYPQSTGDERTRAVRTGTGEQEQPTPQVTWRPPAYAPSPGDRLGPYRLDREVGQGGMGIVYLGLDDDHRAVALKVLKPHIAADPQARQRLAREVATLERVRSPRVAEVLAADVDGPWPHLVTRYVPGPSLEHVVQTRGPLRGSTLRDLGHGLAEALHAIHAAGVVHRDLKPSNVLLLDGLPVVIDFGIAHVADDVRLTSTGLVMGTPGYLSPEVVAGGLVSPATDWWGWAATVAYAASGRPPYGSGPMEVVLDRVRRADVDVSAVPADLRGPILAALAVNPAHRPHPDALLRALDGATTGPQVHAGPTDRTTAVPSPPPGSHPGPHPAPPAGPRSRFESLIADETAQLPRVEARGPRPEAPAESTTVLPAQPAAPPTAPAAWPPAAPQPARPPAQQAPPGWIPNVPGPGPAHPAQPPAPHPGSHPAGRSPATGSDGLPARPQRSWTILAALLALVGVYAVAPTTGLLLALAGGTLARTVDRAAAGLFRRRWEAGPRSTDVLAVGAATPWHAVRAAVATAVSAIIPLLVGISVVFITGTFGRSASLGYESPWTLALGGLAGTLVAWHGPGGRSLQRGTRTTVRSTLRGDRETGVVIGLLLLVAFAAALMVLGGGQPDWRPLSGPPLSRLS, from the coding sequence GTGGTCACCCCCTACCCGCAGTCCACCGGCGACGAGCGCACCCGCGCCGTGCGGACCGGGACGGGGGAGCAGGAGCAGCCCACGCCGCAGGTGACGTGGCGCCCGCCCGCCTACGCGCCCTCGCCCGGGGACCGCCTCGGCCCCTACCGCCTCGACCGCGAGGTCGGCCAGGGCGGCATGGGCATCGTCTACCTCGGCCTCGACGACGACCACCGCGCCGTCGCGCTCAAGGTGCTCAAGCCGCACATCGCCGCCGACCCGCAGGCCCGCCAGCGCCTGGCCCGCGAGGTCGCGACCCTCGAGCGCGTCCGCTCCCCGCGCGTGGCGGAGGTGCTCGCCGCCGACGTGGACGGGCCGTGGCCGCACCTGGTCACCCGCTACGTCCCCGGCCCCTCCCTGGAGCACGTCGTCCAGACCCGCGGCCCGCTGCGCGGCAGCACGCTGCGCGACCTCGGCCACGGGCTGGCCGAGGCCCTGCACGCCATCCACGCCGCCGGCGTCGTGCACCGCGACCTCAAGCCCAGCAACGTCCTCCTCCTCGACGGCCTGCCCGTGGTCATCGACTTCGGCATCGCCCACGTCGCCGACGACGTCCGCCTCACCTCCACCGGCCTGGTCATGGGCACCCCCGGCTACCTCTCGCCCGAGGTCGTCGCCGGCGGGCTCGTCTCCCCGGCCACCGACTGGTGGGGCTGGGCCGCGACGGTCGCCTACGCCGCCAGCGGCCGCCCGCCCTACGGGTCCGGCCCCATGGAGGTCGTCCTCGACCGCGTCCGCCGCGCCGACGTCGACGTCTCCGCCGTCCCCGCCGACCTGCGCGGGCCGATCCTCGCGGCGCTCGCCGTCAACCCCGCGCACCGCCCGCACCCGGACGCGCTGCTGCGGGCCCTCGACGGCGCCACCACCGGGCCGCAGGTCCACGCCGGCCCCACCGACCGCACGACCGCCGTGCCCAGCCCGCCGCCCGGCTCGCACCCCGGCCCGCACCCCGCCCCGCCGGCCGGGCCCCGGTCGCGGTTCGAGTCCCTCATCGCCGACGAGACCGCCCAGCTGCCCCGCGTCGAGGCCCGCGGCCCGCGGCCCGAGGCGCCGGCGGAGTCGACGACCGTCCTGCCCGCCCAGCCGGCCGCACCGCCCACCGCGCCCGCCGCCTGGCCGCCGGCCGCGCCCCAGCCCGCGCGGCCCCCGGCCCAGCAGGCGCCCCCGGGCTGGATCCCGAACGTCCCCGGCCCCGGCCCGGCGCACCCCGCCCAGCCCCCGGCCCCGCACCCCGGCTCCCACCCCGCCGGGCGGTCCCCGGCGACGGGGAGCGACGGCCTGCCCGCGCGTCCCCAGCGGTCCTGGACGATCCTCGCCGCCCTCCTCGCGCTGGTGGGGGTCTACGCCGTCGCCCCCACCACCGGTCTCCTCCTCGCCCTCGCCGGCGGCACCCTCGCCCGCACCGTCGACCGCGCCGCGGCCGGGTTGTTCCGCCGCCGCTGGGAGGCCGGCCCCCGCTCGACCGACGTCCTCGCCGTGGGGGCGGCCACCCCGTGGCACGCGGTGCGCGCCGCGGTCGCCACGGCGGTCTCGGCGATCATCCCGCTGCTGGTCGGGATCAGCGTCGTCTTCATCACGGGCACGTTCGGGCGCAGCGCCTCCCTCGGCTACGAGAGCCCGTGGACGCTCGCCCTCGGCGGGCTCGCGGGGACCCTCGTCGCCTGGCACGGCCCCGGGGGCCGGTCGCTGCAGCGCGGGACCCGCACCACCGTCCGCAGCACCCTGCGCGGGGACCGCGAGACGGGGGTCGTCATCGGCCTGCTGCTGCTCGTGGCCTTCGCCGCGGCCCTCATGGTCCTGGGCGGGGGGCAGCCGGACTGGCGCCCGCTGTCCGGTCCGCCCCTCAGCCGGCTGAGCTGA
- a CDS encoding ABC transporter substrate-binding protein, translating into MISRRTWILSLAAAPVVLSACGSGADDPATAPAAAATRGGVDTSPEQTGRIAVQAVPEIAAKVPRAIRDRGTLVIGTTGNGNPPLSFRADDDETVIGIEPDIALLVAATLGLEPEIRTTSWENLFLSMESGQYDVGFSNITVTEERKEKYDFASYRVDTLAWEVAKDSDITRIAGPADIAGLTVSVGSGTNQEKVLLDWDAQNVAAGREPVKIQYYQQAADTYLALRSGRIQASFGPNPTAAYHAAVAGDTKVVGLVPGGGTVQAAIAATTQKGNGLVEALADALNHLIGSGAYAKTLERWSLADEAVPASEINPPGLPRTA; encoded by the coding sequence GTGATCAGCCGCCGCACCTGGATCCTGTCGCTGGCCGCCGCCCCCGTGGTGCTGTCCGCCTGCGGTTCCGGGGCCGACGACCCCGCCACCGCCCCGGCGGCCGCCGCGACCCGGGGCGGCGTCGACACCAGCCCCGAGCAGACCGGCCGGATCGCGGTGCAGGCCGTGCCCGAGATCGCGGCCAAGGTGCCCCGGGCGATCCGGGACCGCGGAACCCTGGTCATCGGGACCACCGGCAACGGCAACCCGCCGCTGAGCTTCCGCGCCGACGACGACGAGACGGTCATCGGCATCGAACCCGACATCGCCCTGCTCGTCGCCGCCACCCTCGGCCTGGAACCCGAGATCCGGACCACCTCCTGGGAGAACCTCTTCCTGTCGATGGAGTCCGGCCAGTACGACGTCGGGTTCTCCAACATCACCGTCACCGAGGAGCGCAAGGAAAAGTACGACTTCGCCTCCTACCGCGTGGACACCCTGGCCTGGGAGGTCGCGAAGGACTCCGACATCACGAGGATCGCCGGCCCGGCGGACATCGCGGGGCTGACGGTGTCGGTCGGCTCGGGCACCAACCAGGAGAAGGTCCTGCTCGACTGGGACGCGCAGAACGTGGCCGCGGGCCGGGAGCCGGTGAAGATCCAGTACTACCAGCAGGCCGCCGACACCTACCTCGCCCTGAGGTCCGGGCGCATCCAAGCCAGCTTCGGCCCGAACCCGACCGCGGCCTACCACGCCGCGGTGGCCGGGGACACGAAGGTCGTGGGCCTCGTCCCCGGGGGCGGCACGGTCCAGGCCGCCATCGCGGCGACGACGCAGAAGGGCAACGGCCTCGTCGAGGCGCTCGCCGACGCGCTGAACCACCTCATCGGGTCCGGGGCGTACGCGAAGACCCTGGAGCGGTGGAGCCTCGCCGACGAGGCCGTCCCCGCGTCCGAGATCAACCCGCCCGGCCTGCCCAGGACCGCGTGA
- a CDS encoding GNAT family N-acetyltransferase, whose translation MSTADDLVVTHDEAAHRWEGRLDGEVVALADYVPQGSSIAMVHTEVDPAHEHEGLATKVVEAALADVRARGLRVVPACSFVRLHVRRHAEEYADIL comes from the coding sequence GTGAGCACCGCCGACGACCTGGTCGTGACCCACGACGAAGCGGCCCACCGCTGGGAGGGCCGGCTGGACGGGGAGGTCGTGGCCCTGGCCGACTACGTGCCGCAGGGGTCCTCGATCGCGATGGTCCACACCGAGGTCGACCCCGCCCACGAGCACGAGGGGCTGGCCACGAAGGTCGTCGAGGCCGCGCTGGCCGACGTCCGGGCCCGGGGGCTGCGCGTCGTGCCCGCGTGCTCCTTCGTCCGGCTGCACGTGCGGCGGCACGCCGAGGAGTACGCCGACATCCTCTGA